Proteins encoded within one genomic window of Aphis gossypii isolate Hap1 unplaced genomic scaffold, ASM2018417v2 Contig00434, whole genome shotgun sequence:
- the LOC126554134 gene encoding uncharacterized protein LOC126554134: MKEVRINGNKKTVRGLVDTGSAFTIITKSIAKSYGLRVQPKTVNMYVYGNAQSIASCGETQATIHVDEVSEHITLVVVDDQVQQYDMIIGRSFTDCENVTFIKTTDQLQFAYGMMMPYQEGGIPYDSAGKQTVRVVCENENIPANSMKIIKLNTGGDHDVEIMLINDEDTEIRLNKDQSVGVIGGGQKSIENNQDMMSPITAEMVKYGSTFSKDKVVRLVQLLNQYRECFAFNLNELGCTDVHAMDIVDDGKPVTSKTYRASASERETISRIVQEWKEAGIVTETKSSYASPVLYF; this comes from the coding sequence ATGAAAGAAGTACGTATCAACGGCAACAAGAAAACTGTGCGAGGTCTAGTAGATACTGGTAGtgcttttactattataacgaAGAGTATTGCAAAATCCTACGGTCTGCGGGTGCAACCTAAAACAGTAAACATGTACGTCTACGGAAATGCTCAGTCAATAGCAAGTTGTGGCGAAACACAAGCGACCATACATGTTGATGAAGTGAGTGAACACATCACATTGGTGGTAGTTGACGACCAAGTTCAACAATATGACATGATAATTGGACGTTCTTTTACAGACTGCGAAAATGTCACATTTATCAAAACAACAGATCAATTACAGTTTGCCTATGGTATGATGATGCCATATCAGGAGGGCGGCATCCCATATGACTCTGCTGGAAAACAAACAGTGCGAGTAGTCTGCGAAAACGAAAATATACCAGCTAacagtatgaaaataataaagttaaacactGGTGGTGACCATGATGTAGAGATAATGCTCATCAACGACGAAGACACTGAGATAAGACTGAATAAGGATCAATCAGTAGGAGTTATCGGGGGAGGTCAGAAGTCTATTGAAAACAACCAAGATATGATGTCACCCATAACTGCGGAGATGGTGAAGTATGGTTCGACATTTTCCAAGGATAAAGTAGTCAGATTAGTGCAGTTGTTAAACCAATACCGTGAGTGTTtcgcatttaatttaaatgaactcGGGTGTACCGATGTCCATGCTATGGATATTGTGGACGATGGAAAACCAGTAACGAGCAAAACATATCGAGCCAGCGCATCAGAACGGGAAACAATCAGTCGCATAGTACAAGAGTGGAAGGAAGCAGGCATTGTCACCGAAACAAAATCATCTTATGCATCACCTgtactgtatttttaa
- the LOC126554135 gene encoding uncharacterized protein LOC126554135 — protein MLYRSEGRTIYYLDETWVNASECANKVWVDKTVTSSRDAFLKGLTTGPKNPTGKGKRLIVVHIGSSNGFVEGGLLCFESKKNTADYHDEMNSDSFYEWFCGILPLLDDNSIIVIDNASYHSVKLDPAPTMAWQKHKIIQWLEDKSVVVDRKMV, from the coding sequence atgcTCTATAGAAGTGAAGGtcgaacaatttattatctcGATGAGACGTGGGTCAATGCAAGTGAGTGTGCAAACAAAGTGTGGGTCGACAAAACCGTAACATCGAGTCGAGATGCTTTTTTGAAAGGACTGACTACAGGACCCAAAAATCCAACAGGTAAAGGGAAACGATTGATTGTGGTACACATAGGTTCATCAAACGGTTTCGTCGAGGGTGGTCTACTGTGttttgaatcaaaaaaaaatacagcagACTACCACGACGAAATGAACAGCGATTCCTTTTATGAATGGTTTTGTGGAATTTTACCTCTGTTAGACGATAATTCCATAATTGTAATAGATAATGCGTCGTACCATTCGGTCAAGCTGGATCCCGCACCAACAATGGCTTggcaaaaacataaaattattcaatggtTGGAGGATAAAAGTGTAGTAGTTGACAGGAAAATGGTGTAA
- the LOC126554136 gene encoding uncharacterized protein LOC126554136, whose protein sequence is MGRRSKRTQNKKEAIQISRENIVLYLQELEKDKLRKQLSRASDDIVATNQRKLLNLKSTLKRLKDPVLKKVNLIASRKSMLKRLQDPDVKKANQIASRKNRSKRLQDPDFKIANQIASRKSMLKRLQDPDVKKANLIASRKSMLKRKIFKKTYQIQNVRNMRKRRLPSDSSLCQNVSTKNKTPNSISYKKRERQKLNETRQKEDVLISEYILKRSQGLSEKCYSCHRLRFPSSVNKCNSDIFSRLGMSIPSDAKNTVTICSSCLPHIKKSKVPPLYIRNGYELNSVPSSVTQLNQIEKQMVSLKLPFMKIFKCLRSDGQLKIKGNVINVPIDLTKTTSILPRRAENLAAVKMMKVKLKRKSCFKQHYLYQNVRPSLVVSALNDLIKKPLYKDAVIDKDWLAHVSETTKSLENSSDHESEETDDEDTNIEPINPGSMDTMIENCDFVSFAPGEGMKPLSILIDDHAEEKAFPDLFGGHPRTNKSPSKNYSKVVRSDLLNVDRRFASDSSNLFFKCKVLVQKLIASNVQIVLRKNKKGNTTANDVANPVVLNKMIDNDQGYRMLHNVQNSPSYLAAMRKNVFAMVRQEGQPTLFLTFSPSESTWTDLLKILYKQRYSKTLSDDTVLTYAQKSDLIRQDPVVCATYFDHRFRALFKLIKSKNVIFKEHSVKHFFYRVEYQHRGSPHVHMLLGLDNTPIFDPAKPETFGACVTLINKYITCMVDDGSPAHEYLHKNTHSHTHTCYRTDKDKQMKKCRFNIPYPPMNETCILTPLTEDISNPITRKIRILQYEKLLQYLRDFKDGDSSSDPSLEDILQQLSIKGVNEYKSIIRTVIRRPTVFLKRTIKQRMVSGFNEKLFPLWQSNMDIQFILDVYSCVRYVIEYIGKSQRGISKLMRDIVENLKSSTDLSVKEQLKKIASTFLGSQEISAQEAVYTCLGMKQCNTSTGYIFINTSHPDKRTRMLKPMAVRGEMDPKSNDIFFYGLNEYYSCRPHSLEDVTLAEFGSNYEVRGKKKTG, encoded by the coding sequence atgggACGTCGGAGTAAacgtacacaaaataaaaaagaagcgATACAAATATCACGCGAAAACATTGTTCTTTATTTGCAAGAACTTGAAAAGGATAAATTGAGAAAACAATTAAGCCGTGCGTCTGATGATATTGTTGCtacaaatcaaagaaaattgttaaatttaaaaagtacacTAAAACGATTGAAAGACCCAGTTTTAAAGAAAGTTAATCTGATCGCCAGTCGTAAGAGCATGTTGAAACGATTGCAAGATCCTGATGTAAAAAAAGCTAACCAGATCGCCAGTCGTAAGAACAGGTCGAAGCGACTGCAAGATccagattttaaaatagccAACCAGATCGCCAGTCGTAAGAGCATGTTGAAACGACTGCAAGATCCGGATGTTAAAAAAGCCAATCTGATCGCCAGTCGTAAGAGCATGTTGAAACgaaagattttcaaaaaaacatatcaaattcaaaatgttcgaAACATGAGAAAGCGAAGATTACCATCAGATAGTAGCCTATGTCAAAAtgtatctactaaaaataaaacaccaaattcaatatcttataaaaaacgaGAAcggcaaaaattaaatgaaaccaGGCAGAAGGAAGATGTTTTGAtatctgaatatattttgaaaaggtcTCAAGGTTTatcagaaaaatgttattcgtgTCATAGATTACGTTTCCCATCCAGTGTCAATAAATGCAACTCTGATATCTTCAGTCGATTGGGGATGTCAATTCCAAGTGATGCCAAGAATACTGTGACGATATGTTCCAGTTGTCTTccgcatataaaaaaatccaaagttCCTCCGTTGTACATAAGAAATGGTTATGAGTTAAACAGTGTTCCGTCTTCAGTTAcgcaattaaatcaaatagaaaaacaaatggTTTCCCTTAAATTAccgtttatgaaaatattcaaatgtctTCGCAGTGATGGACAGCTAAAAATTAAAGGTAACGTTATCAATGTTCCAATAGATCTGACTAAGACTACATCTATTTTGCCAAGGCGTGCTGAAAATTTAGCTGCAGTTAAGATGAtgaaggtaaaattaaaaagaaaatcgtgCTTTAAACAGCATTATCTTTATCAAAATGTCAGACCATCATTAGTAGTATCAGCATTGaatgatttgattaaaaaacctCTATATAAAGATGCTGTAATAGACAAAGATTGGCTGGCGCATGTGTCAGAAACAACAAAAAGTTTAGAAAACAGCTCGGATCACGAAAGTGAAGAAACAGATGATGAAGACACAAATATTGAACCAATCAATCCGGGATCAATGGACACGATGATTGAAAACTgtgattttgtttcttttgcaCCAGGCGAAGGCATGAAACCGTTATCAATTCTTATTGATGACCATGCAGAGGAAAAAGCTTTTCCTGATTTATTTGGTGGGCATCCACGTACAAATAAATCACCTTcaaaaaattactcaaaagTAGTAAGGTCTGATCTGCTGAACGTAGATCGAAGGTTTGCATCGGACTCATCtaacttgttttttaaatgcaaagtaTTAGTTCAAAAACTCATTGCAAGCAATGTGCAAATTGTTttacgaaaaaacaaaaaaggtaACACAACTGCGAATGACGTAGCAAATCCAGTTGttctaaacaaaatgataGATAACGATCAAGGATACCGAATGTTACACAACGTACAAAATTCACCTTCATATCTTGCAGCGatgagaaaaaatgtttttgccaTGGTGCGTCAAGAAGGTCAACCGACATTATTCTTAACATTTAGCCCTAGTGAATCAACTTGGACTGATTTGTTAAAGATTTTGTATAAACAGCGTTACTCCAAAACGTTGTCTGATGATACTGTCCTAACTTATGCacaaaaatcagatttaattCGACAAGACCCAGTTGTTTGTGCTACTTATTTTGATCATAGGTTTAGAgcactttttaaattgattaagtccaaaaatgttattttcaaagaacACAGTGTGAAACATTTCTTTTATCGTGTCGAATATCAACATAGGGGCAGTCCACATGTACACATGTTATTGGGGTTAGACAATACACCTATTTTTGACCCAGCTAAACCAGAAACTTTTGGTGCATGTGTAACACTTATCAACAAATACATTACGTGTATGGTAGACGATGGCAGTCCGGCCCATGagtatttgcataaaaatactcatagTCATACACACACTTGTTACAGAACTGACAAAgacaaacaaatgaaaaagtgTCGCTTCAACATACCATATCCGCCAATGAATGAAACCTGTATATTGACTCCGCTAACAGAAGACATAAGTAATCCGATCACAAGAAAAATTCGTATACtacaatatgaaaaacttCTGCAATACCTCAGGGACTTCAAGGACGGTGATTCATCTTCAGATCCATCATTAGAAGACATTTTACAACAATTGTCAATTAAAGgtgttaatgaatataaatccaTTATTCGAACTGTTATCAGACGGCCAACAGTTTTTCTAAAACGTACCATAAAACAACGAATGGTTTCTGgattcaatgaaaaattatttccgtTATGGCAATCTAACATGGATATACAGTTCATATTGGACGTTTATTCTTGTGTTAGATATGTAATCGAGTATATTGGAAAAAGCCAACGtggaatatcaaaactaatgaGAGACATTGTCGAAAATCTTAAGTCTTCTACTGATTTATCGGTTAAAGAACAACTGAAAAAGATAGCGTCAACTTTTTTAGGGAGTCAGGAAATCTCTGCACAGGAAGCAGTGTACACTTGCTTAGGTATGAAGCAATGCAATACTTCAActgggtatatatttataaacactagcCATCCTGATAAAAGAACTCGAATGTTGAAACCAATGGCAGTTAGAGGAGAAATGGATCCAAAAtctaatgacatttttttttacggtcTCAATGAATACTATTCATGTAGACCACACAGTCTTGAAGATGTAACTTTAGCAGAATTTGGCTCCAATTATGAAGTccgcggtaaaaaaaaaaccggctAA